In a genomic window of Aricia agestis chromosome 2, ilAriAges1.1, whole genome shotgun sequence:
- the LOC121739802 gene encoding synaptotagmin 1 isoform X4, which produces MSPVLPQLRWRRDADASTEKPASSTMAASAAPTASSTASSGSTEAPITTTTESLSEKTAELAHKMNLETWQLVAILVGVGVVVLGVCFCCIRRCFRKRRSKDGKKGMKGVDFKSVQLLGSAYKEKPDMEELTENAEEPDDGEEKKEEQKLGKLQYKLEYDFNSNSLSVTVIQAEELPALDMGGTSDPYVKVYLLPDKKKKFETKVHRKTLSPVFNETFVFKSVPYADAMNKTLVFAIFDFDRFSKHDQIGEVKVPLCQVDLAQTIEEWRELQSVEGEGGQLGDICFSLRYVPTAGKLTVVILEAKNLKKMDVGGLSDPYVKIALMQNGKRLKKKKTSIKKCTLNPYYNESFTFEVPFEQIQKVNLVVTVVDYDRIGTSEPIGKVVLGYNASGTELRHWSDMLASPRRPIAQWHTLKDPEDGEKKD; this is translated from the exons ATGTCGCCCGTGTTGCCGCAGCTGCGATGGCGCCGCGACGCCGACGCCAGCACCGAGAAACCCGCCAGCTCCACGATGGCCGCCTCCGCCGCGCCCACAG CGTCGTCGACCGCAAGTTCGGGCTCGACGGAGGCGCCGATCACCACCACGACGGAGTCGCTCAGCGAGAAGACCGCCGAGTTAGCCCACAAGATGAACCTGGAGACGTGGCAGCTCGTCGCCATACTCGTCG GAGTGGGTGTGGTGGTGCTGGGAGTGTGCTTCTGCTGTATCAGACGATGTTTCCGCAAACGACGCTCCAAGGATGGCAAGAAAGGAATGAAAGGTGTCGACTTCAAGTCCGTCCAACTGCTGGGGTCGGCGTACAAAGAAAAG CCGGACATGGAGGAGCTGACCGAGAACGCTGAGGAGCCGGACGACGGCGAGGAGAAAAAAGAGGAGCAGAAATTAGGGAAGCTCCAATACAAG CTGGAGTATGACTTTAACAGTAACAGTCTATCGGTGACCGTCATCCAAGCCGAGGAGCTCCCGGCACTGGACATGGGCGGGACCTCCGACCCCTACGTCAAGGTCTACCTTTTGCCCGACAAGAAGAAGAAGTTCGAAACCAAAGTGCATCGAAAGACGCTCAGTCCCGTTTTCAACGAAACCTTCGTATTTAAG AGCGTGCCGTACGCCGATGCGATGAACAAAACCCTCGTGTTCGCTATCTTCGATTTCGATCGGTTCTCGAAGCACGACCAGATCGGCGAGGTGAAGGTACCGTTGTGTCAAGTAGACCTCGCGCAGACCATCGAGGAGTGGCGGGAGCTGCAGAGCGTGGAGGGCGAAGGCGGCCAG TTGGGCGACATATGTTTCTCGCTCCGATACGTGCCCACCGCTGGAAAACTGACTGTCGTCATCCTGGAAGCTAAAAACCTTAAGAAAATGGACGTCGGTGGCCTATCAG ATCCGTACGTAAAAATAGCACTCATGCAAAACGGCAAACGTCTCAAGAAGAAGAAAACGAGTATCAAGAAATGCACATTGAATCCATATTACAACGAGTCATTTACTTTTGAAGTACCATTCGAACAAATACAG AAGGTGAATCTAGTTGTAACCGTGGTGGACTACGACCGCATCGGCACCTCGGAGCCCATCGGTAAGGTGGTGCTGGGCTACAACGCGTCGGGCACGGAGCTGCGCCACTGGTCCGACATGCTGGCCAGCCCGCGCCGCCCCATCGCGCAGTGGCACACGCTCAAGGACCCGGAGGACGGCGAGAAGAAGGACTAA
- the LOC121739802 gene encoding synaptotagmin 1 isoform X2, with protein sequence MSPVLPQLRWRRDADASTEKPASSTMAASAAPTASSTASSGSTEAPITTTTESLSEKTAELAHKMNLETWQLVAILVGVGVVVLGVCFCCIRRCFRKRRSKDGKKGMKGVDFKSVQLLGSAYKEKPDMEELTENAEEPDDGEEKKEEQKLGKLQYKLEYDFNSNSLSVTVIQAEELPALDMGGTSDPYVKVYLLPDKKKKFETKVHRKTLSPVFNETFVFKSVPYADAMNKTLVFAIFDFDRFSKHDQIGEVKVPLCQVDLAQTIEEWRELQSVEGEGGQDNKLGDICFSLRYVPTAGKLTVVILEAKNLKKMDVGGLSDPYVKIALMQNGKRLKKKKTSIKKCTLNPYYNESFTFEVPFEQIQKVNLVVTVVDYDRIGTSEPIGKVVLGYNASGTELRHWSDMLASPRRPIAQWHTLKDPEDGEKKD encoded by the exons ATGTCGCCCGTGTTGCCGCAGCTGCGATGGCGCCGCGACGCCGACGCCAGCACCGAGAAACCCGCCAGCTCCACGATGGCCGCCTCCGCCGCGCCCACAG CGTCGTCGACCGCAAGTTCGGGCTCGACGGAGGCGCCGATCACCACCACGACGGAGTCGCTCAGCGAGAAGACCGCCGAGTTAGCCCACAAGATGAACCTGGAGACGTGGCAGCTCGTCGCCATACTCGTCG GAGTGGGTGTGGTGGTGCTGGGAGTGTGCTTCTGCTGTATCAGACGATGTTTCCGCAAACGACGCTCCAAGGATGGCAAGAAAGGAATGAAAGGTGTCGACTTCAAGTCCGTCCAACTGCTGGGGTCGGCGTACAAAGAAAAG CCGGACATGGAGGAGCTGACCGAGAACGCTGAGGAGCCGGACGACGGCGAGGAGAAAAAAGAGGAGCAGAAATTAGGGAAGCTCCAATACAAG CTGGAGTATGACTTTAACAGTAACAGTCTATCGGTGACCGTCATCCAAGCCGAGGAGCTCCCGGCACTGGACATGGGCGGGACCTCCGACCCCTACGTCAAGGTCTACCTTTTGCCCGACAAGAAGAAGAAGTTCGAAACCAAAGTGCATCGAAAGACGCTCAGTCCCGTTTTCAACGAAACCTTCGTATTTAAG AGCGTGCCGTACGCCGATGCGATGAACAAAACCCTCGTGTTCGCTATCTTCGATTTCGATCGGTTCTCGAAGCACGACCAGATCGGCGAGGTGAAGGTACCGTTGTGTCAAGTAGACCTCGCGCAGACCATCGAGGAGTGGCGGGAGCTGCAGAGCGTGGAGGGCGAAGGCGGCCAG GACAACAAGTTGGGCGACATATGTTTCTCGCTCCGATACGTGCCCACCGCTGGAAAACTGACTGTCGTCATCCTGGAAGCTAAAAACCTTAAGAAAATGGACGTCGGTGGCCTATCAG ATCCGTACGTAAAAATAGCACTCATGCAAAACGGCAAACGTCTCAAGAAGAAGAAAACGAGTATCAAGAAATGCACATTGAATCCATATTACAACGAGTCATTTACTTTTGAAGTACCATTCGAACAAATACAG AAGGTGAATCTAGTTGTAACCGTGGTGGACTACGACCGCATCGGCACCTCGGAGCCCATCGGTAAGGTGGTGCTGGGCTACAACGCGTCGGGCACGGAGCTGCGCCACTGGTCCGACATGCTGGCCAGCCCGCGCCGCCCCATCGCGCAGTGGCACACGCTCAAGGACCCGGAGGACGGCGAGAAGAAGGACTAA
- the LOC121739802 gene encoding synaptotagmin 1 isoform X1 produces MSPVLPQLRWRRDADASTEKPASSTMAASAAPTASSTASSGSTEAPITTTTESLSEKTAELAHKMNLETWQLVAILVGVGVVVLGVCFCCIRRCFRKRRSKDGKKGMKGVDFKSVQLLGSAYKEKVQPDMEELTENAEEPDDGEEKKEEQKLGKLQYKLEYDFNSNSLSVTVIQAEELPALDMGGTSDPYVKVYLLPDKKKKFETKVHRKTLSPVFNETFVFKSVPYADAMNKTLVFAIFDFDRFSKHDQIGEVKVPLCQVDLAQTIEEWRELQSVEGEGGQDNKLGDICFSLRYVPTAGKLTVVILEAKNLKKMDVGGLSDPYVKIALMQNGKRLKKKKTSIKKCTLNPYYNESFTFEVPFEQIQKVNLVVTVVDYDRIGTSEPIGKVVLGYNASGTELRHWSDMLASPRRPIAQWHTLKDPEDGEKKD; encoded by the exons ATGTCGCCCGTGTTGCCGCAGCTGCGATGGCGCCGCGACGCCGACGCCAGCACCGAGAAACCCGCCAGCTCCACGATGGCCGCCTCCGCCGCGCCCACAG CGTCGTCGACCGCAAGTTCGGGCTCGACGGAGGCGCCGATCACCACCACGACGGAGTCGCTCAGCGAGAAGACCGCCGAGTTAGCCCACAAGATGAACCTGGAGACGTGGCAGCTCGTCGCCATACTCGTCG GAGTGGGTGTGGTGGTGCTGGGAGTGTGCTTCTGCTGTATCAGACGATGTTTCCGCAAACGACGCTCCAAGGATGGCAAGAAAGGAATGAAAGGTGTCGACTTCAAGTCCGTCCAACTGCTGGGGTCGGCGTACAAAGAAAAG GTTCAGCCGGACATGGAGGAGCTGACCGAGAACGCTGAGGAGCCGGACGACGGCGAGGAGAAAAAAGAGGAGCAGAAATTAGGGAAGCTCCAATACAAG CTGGAGTATGACTTTAACAGTAACAGTCTATCGGTGACCGTCATCCAAGCCGAGGAGCTCCCGGCACTGGACATGGGCGGGACCTCCGACCCCTACGTCAAGGTCTACCTTTTGCCCGACAAGAAGAAGAAGTTCGAAACCAAAGTGCATCGAAAGACGCTCAGTCCCGTTTTCAACGAAACCTTCGTATTTAAG AGCGTGCCGTACGCCGATGCGATGAACAAAACCCTCGTGTTCGCTATCTTCGATTTCGATCGGTTCTCGAAGCACGACCAGATCGGCGAGGTGAAGGTACCGTTGTGTCAAGTAGACCTCGCGCAGACCATCGAGGAGTGGCGGGAGCTGCAGAGCGTGGAGGGCGAAGGCGGCCAG GACAACAAGTTGGGCGACATATGTTTCTCGCTCCGATACGTGCCCACCGCTGGAAAACTGACTGTCGTCATCCTGGAAGCTAAAAACCTTAAGAAAATGGACGTCGGTGGCCTATCAG ATCCGTACGTAAAAATAGCACTCATGCAAAACGGCAAACGTCTCAAGAAGAAGAAAACGAGTATCAAGAAATGCACATTGAATCCATATTACAACGAGTCATTTACTTTTGAAGTACCATTCGAACAAATACAG AAGGTGAATCTAGTTGTAACCGTGGTGGACTACGACCGCATCGGCACCTCGGAGCCCATCGGTAAGGTGGTGCTGGGCTACAACGCGTCGGGCACGGAGCTGCGCCACTGGTCCGACATGCTGGCCAGCCCGCGCCGCCCCATCGCGCAGTGGCACACGCTCAAGGACCCGGAGGACGGCGAGAAGAAGGACTAA
- the LOC121739802 gene encoding synaptotagmin 1 isoform X3, which translates to MSPVLPQLRWRRDADASTEKPASSTMAASAAPTASSTASSGSTEAPITTTTESLSEKTAELAHKMNLETWQLVAILVGVGVVVLGVCFCCIRRCFRKRRSKDGKKGMKGVDFKSVQLLGSAYKEKVQPDMEELTENAEEPDDGEEKKEEQKLGKLQYKLEYDFNSNSLSVTVIQAEELPALDMGGTSDPYVKVYLLPDKKKKFETKVHRKTLSPVFNETFVFKSVPYADAMNKTLVFAIFDFDRFSKHDQIGEVKVPLCQVDLAQTIEEWRELQSVEGEGGQLGDICFSLRYVPTAGKLTVVILEAKNLKKMDVGGLSDPYVKIALMQNGKRLKKKKTSIKKCTLNPYYNESFTFEVPFEQIQKVNLVVTVVDYDRIGTSEPIGKVVLGYNASGTELRHWSDMLASPRRPIAQWHTLKDPEDGEKKD; encoded by the exons ATGTCGCCCGTGTTGCCGCAGCTGCGATGGCGCCGCGACGCCGACGCCAGCACCGAGAAACCCGCCAGCTCCACGATGGCCGCCTCCGCCGCGCCCACAG CGTCGTCGACCGCAAGTTCGGGCTCGACGGAGGCGCCGATCACCACCACGACGGAGTCGCTCAGCGAGAAGACCGCCGAGTTAGCCCACAAGATGAACCTGGAGACGTGGCAGCTCGTCGCCATACTCGTCG GAGTGGGTGTGGTGGTGCTGGGAGTGTGCTTCTGCTGTATCAGACGATGTTTCCGCAAACGACGCTCCAAGGATGGCAAGAAAGGAATGAAAGGTGTCGACTTCAAGTCCGTCCAACTGCTGGGGTCGGCGTACAAAGAAAAG GTTCAGCCGGACATGGAGGAGCTGACCGAGAACGCTGAGGAGCCGGACGACGGCGAGGAGAAAAAAGAGGAGCAGAAATTAGGGAAGCTCCAATACAAG CTGGAGTATGACTTTAACAGTAACAGTCTATCGGTGACCGTCATCCAAGCCGAGGAGCTCCCGGCACTGGACATGGGCGGGACCTCCGACCCCTACGTCAAGGTCTACCTTTTGCCCGACAAGAAGAAGAAGTTCGAAACCAAAGTGCATCGAAAGACGCTCAGTCCCGTTTTCAACGAAACCTTCGTATTTAAG AGCGTGCCGTACGCCGATGCGATGAACAAAACCCTCGTGTTCGCTATCTTCGATTTCGATCGGTTCTCGAAGCACGACCAGATCGGCGAGGTGAAGGTACCGTTGTGTCAAGTAGACCTCGCGCAGACCATCGAGGAGTGGCGGGAGCTGCAGAGCGTGGAGGGCGAAGGCGGCCAG TTGGGCGACATATGTTTCTCGCTCCGATACGTGCCCACCGCTGGAAAACTGACTGTCGTCATCCTGGAAGCTAAAAACCTTAAGAAAATGGACGTCGGTGGCCTATCAG ATCCGTACGTAAAAATAGCACTCATGCAAAACGGCAAACGTCTCAAGAAGAAGAAAACGAGTATCAAGAAATGCACATTGAATCCATATTACAACGAGTCATTTACTTTTGAAGTACCATTCGAACAAATACAG AAGGTGAATCTAGTTGTAACCGTGGTGGACTACGACCGCATCGGCACCTCGGAGCCCATCGGTAAGGTGGTGCTGGGCTACAACGCGTCGGGCACGGAGCTGCGCCACTGGTCCGACATGCTGGCCAGCCCGCGCCGCCCCATCGCGCAGTGGCACACGCTCAAGGACCCGGAGGACGGCGAGAAGAAGGACTAA
- the LOC121739809 gene encoding electron transfer flavoprotein regulatory factor 1 — translation MSQPHRKAALNLYKTLLFLGRDWPQGYDLFRKRLHKVFQKNSSETDPEKIQTMIKHGEFVVKEIEALYKLKKYRTLKRRYYDDS, via the exons ATGTCACAGCCACATAGAAAAGCTGCGTTGAATCTCTATAAAACA CTGTTATTCCTTGGCAGGGACTGGCCTCAAGGGTACGATCTCTTCAGGAAGAGATTACATAAAGTATTTCAGAAGAATAGCAGCGAAACCGACCCAGAAAAGATACAAACCATGATTAAACACGGGGAGTTTGTCGTGAAGGAGATAGAGGCCCTGTACAAGCTGAAAAAGTACAGAACTCTAAAGAGAAGGTACTACGATGACAGCTAA